In Polaromonas sp. JS666, one genomic interval encodes:
- a CDS encoding c-type cytochrome, with amino-acid sequence MSANDHTTAHEEAHTGPIKTPQQLLAAVFFSFVIPIFAIIGLVYYVTSARGPSAGAVDAEKAVAQRIQKIGMVEIRDANRPLKSGEEVYKAQCVACHAAGAAGAPKFGDTAAWAPRLPSGFAALWNSALKGKGAMGAQGGGDFEDVEIGRAVVYMAAAVGGKFAEPAAPAAAAQAPAAEAAASPPASVVAALAAANKPAQAAAGSAPAAAGAGEALYKQACVACHAAGVANAPKFGDKAAWAPRIKTGLDALTASVIKGKGAMPPKGGSTAADADIRSAVEYMVSAAK; translated from the coding sequence ATGAGCGCTAACGATCACACCACGGCCCACGAAGAAGCCCACACCGGCCCGATCAAGACCCCACAGCAGCTGCTGGCCGCGGTTTTTTTCTCTTTCGTCATTCCCATTTTTGCCATCATCGGGCTGGTTTACTACGTGACCTCCGCCAGAGGGCCCTCAGCCGGCGCCGTTGATGCCGAAAAAGCAGTTGCGCAACGCATCCAGAAAATTGGCATGGTCGAAATCCGGGATGCCAACCGCCCCCTCAAATCGGGCGAGGAGGTCTACAAGGCGCAATGCGTTGCCTGCCACGCTGCAGGCGCAGCAGGTGCTCCCAAATTCGGCGACACGGCCGCCTGGGCGCCGCGCCTCCCAAGTGGTTTTGCGGCTCTCTGGAATTCCGCACTGAAAGGCAAGGGTGCCATGGGTGCGCAGGGCGGTGGCGACTTCGAAGACGTCGAAATCGGCCGTGCCGTGGTGTACATGGCTGCTGCTGTCGGCGGCAAATTTGCCGAGCCGGCGGCCCCGGCGGCAGCAGCTCAGGCACCGGCCGCAGAAGCTGCGGCGAGCCCACCGGCCTCCGTGGTGGCAGCGCTGGCAGCAGCCAACAAACCCGCGCAGGCGGCGGCTGGTAGCGCGCCTGCGGCAGCAGGTGCAGGCGAAGCACTGTACAAGCAGGCTTGCGTGGCCTGCCATGCCGCCGGCGTGGCCAACGCACCCAAATTCGGTGACAAGGCAGCCTGGGCACCCCGCATCAAGACCGGCCTGGACGCCCTGACTGCCAGTGTCATCAAGGGCAAGGGTGCCATGCCTCCCAAAGGCGGTTCCACAGCCGCTGACGCTGACATCCGTTCAGCCGTTGAATACATGGTGAGCGCGGCCAAATAG